The sequence below is a genomic window from Variovorax paradoxus B4.
AGAACGTGATGCTGCCGCTCGAACTGGCCGACCGCAAGGACGCGCGCAAGGCCGCCACCGAGATGCTCGGGCGCGTCGGACTCGGGCAGCGCCTCGGCCACTATCCCAAGGTGCTCTCGGGCGGCGAGCAGCAGCGCGTGGCGCTGGCCAGGGCCTTCGTGGTGCAGCCGGCGCTGCTGCTGGCCGACGAACCCACCGGCAGCCTCGATTTCGCGACCGGCGAACAGGTCATGCGGCTGATGTTCGACCTCAACCGCGAGCTCGGCACCACGCTCGTGCTCGTCACCCATGACCGCGGCATTGCAGCCCAGTGCGAGCGCCGCATCACCATCGAGGCCGGGCGCATGGCGCTCAACGAGTCGACGCCTGTCCTGGTGGCCTCGCTGGAAGCATGATCGTTCCCCGGTTCTGGGCCGAGGGCCGCATCCAGGAGCGGCTGGCGGGCAAGCAGATCACGGTGCGGCGCTACGGCTGGTCCGACGAGAGCCCGATCGCCGCGCAGGCGCATGCCGACCAGCGCACGCGGGAGGCGTTCGAGCGCATCGCCGCGGGCGAACAGCTCAACCGCCGCGAGCGCAAGCTGGCCTACAACGGGGCCGAAGGCGTGCCCATCCGCGAGGAAATCGTCGAGCGGCAGGGCGACACCGTCATCACCCGCAACAGCTATGGCGCGCGCTGCCTCAACACGCCCGACGTGCTGTTCGTCGACATCGACTTCGACGAACCCCTGCGCGGCAGCGTGTTCGGCTTTGCGCTGGCGCCCGCGCTGATCGCGGGCATCGTCGGCGGCTGGACTGCCAAGACCTGGCTGGGCGGGCTGATCGCGGCCATCGTGGTCTTTGCCGTCGCCTACCGGATCGGCCTGGCCAGGAAGCGCGGCGAGGCCAGCGGCAACCCCGTGCCCGAGAAGCGCGCGGCCGAGCGCATCGGGCGCTTCGTCCACCAGCACCCCGACTGGCACCTGCGCATCTACCGCACGCCGGCCGGCTTCCGGGTGCTGGCGATGCATGACGTCTTCAGCCCGGCCGACATGGCGGTGGCCGACTGCTTCCACGCGCTGGGCGTCGACCAGGTCTATGCGCGCATGTGCCGCAACCAGAACTGCTTTCGCGCCCGCCTGAGCGCCAAGCCCTGGCGCATCGGCATCGGAGAGCACCTGCGGCCGCGGCCAGGCGTGTGGCCCGTGTCGCCCGAGAAGCTGCCGCTGCGCGATGCCTGGGTGGCGCGCTATGAAAAGGCCGCCGCGGGCCATGCCGCCTGCCAGTACCTGGAAAGCGTCGGCAACAGCGCGCGGGTGCATCCGAATGCGCTGGCCGTGCAGGAACTGCACGACGAACGCACCCGCGCGCACAGCGGATTGCCGATTGCCTGAAGGACGGGGCACGCAGGCCTCGATAATC
It includes:
- a CDS encoding ABC transporter ATP-binding protein → MSQPPSDAIVAVEHVFKSVTDSTGTLDILQNIDFTLGARETAAIVGASGSGKSTLLSIIAGLDTPTRGTVRLAGDDIFAIDEDERAALRAQRVGFVFQSFQLLGNLSALENVMLPLELADRKDARKAATEMLGRVGLGQRLGHYPKVLSGGEQQRVALARAFVVQPALLLADEPTGSLDFATGEQVMRLMFDLNRELGTTLVLVTHDRGIAAQCERRITIEAGRMALNESTPVLVASLEA